In Pedobacter sp. SL55, the following proteins share a genomic window:
- the prmC gene encoding peptide chain release factor N(5)-glutamine methyltransferase, translated as MTLIELAALYQDKLNVLYDEEEIQSLFLIAIEEVLGYTKTAYILNKQEMVPDTALLRLNNILLGLTKGTPIQYIIGHTEFYGLKFKVNPSVLIPRPETEELVEWILERIQSLNTQSSDGQIVNLKSKIVNLIDIGTGSGCIAIALKKHLPKAYVSAVDISSAALATAKENAILNDVGVTFIEDDILNYTETYLPNFDIIVSNPPYIKEDEKPEMHENVLANEPHTALFVSNEKPLIFYEAIADFALKHLKKDGLLFFEINANLGKETIQMLGNKGFTDIRLRLDMQGKERLVSAQKPAQP; from the coding sequence ATGACATTAATTGAGCTAGCAGCTTTATATCAAGATAAATTAAACGTATTGTACGATGAAGAGGAGATACAATCACTTTTTTTAATTGCGATAGAAGAAGTTCTAGGATATACCAAAACAGCCTACATTTTAAATAAGCAGGAAATGGTTCCTGATACCGCTTTATTGCGTTTAAATAATATCTTACTTGGGCTAACCAAAGGCACACCCATCCAGTATATCATTGGTCATACTGAATTTTATGGACTGAAATTTAAAGTAAATCCATCGGTTTTAATTCCAAGACCAGAAACCGAAGAACTAGTGGAGTGGATATTGGAAAGGATTCAGTCTTTAAATACTCAAAGTAGTGACGGACAAATCGTAAATCTAAAATCTAAAATCGTAAATCTAATTGATATTGGTACAGGAAGTGGTTGTATTGCCATTGCTCTAAAAAAGCACTTGCCAAAAGCTTATGTTTCTGCTGTAGATATTTCTTCTGCCGCCTTGGCTACTGCTAAAGAAAATGCGATACTAAATGATGTTGGTGTTACTTTCATAGAAGATGACATCCTTAATTATACTGAAACTTATCTTCCGAATTTCGATATCATTGTTAGCAACCCTCCTTACATTAAGGAAGATGAAAAACCCGAAATGCACGAAAATGTACTGGCTAACGAGCCTCACACCGCACTGTTTGTGAGTAATGAAAAACCGTTGATTTTTTATGAAGCCATTGCTGATTTTGCTTTGAAGCACCTAAAAAAAGACGGTCTATTGTTTTTCGAAATCAATGCTAATCTGGGCAAAGAAACCATCCAAATGTTAGGAAATAAAGGTTTTACCGATATTAGGTTGAGGCTTGATATGCAAGGTAAAGAACGCCTGGTAAGTGCTCAAAAACCAGCTCAACCTTAA
- a CDS encoding OmpA family protein — MNQLKSIAALTAVVLLASCGVSKKKYAELQGNFNQVQQQYNDLNGKLVKTESELSNAKTRITSLDDAIARERANAKDLQEALNKCLNASNQGNVNISKLVDEINTSNKYIKELIAAKNKSDSLNMVLTNNLTRSLSREEMSDVDVQVLKGVVYISLSDNMLYKSGSYEISDKASATLGKIAKIITDYKDYEVLVEGNTDNVPIKMANIRNNWDLSALRASSVVQSLQNNYGVDPKRLTAGGRGEYNPIAGNDTPAGKMKNRRTQIIITPKLDQFMDLIGKSAEKPTN; from the coding sequence ATGAATCAACTAAAATCAATAGCTGCCCTAACTGCGGTGGTGTTATTAGCAAGCTGTGGCGTTAGCAAAAAGAAATACGCCGAACTGCAAGGTAATTTTAACCAAGTACAACAACAATACAACGACCTTAATGGCAAACTGGTTAAAACAGAATCAGAATTATCTAATGCCAAAACCAGAATTACAAGCTTAGACGATGCCATTGCTAGAGAGCGAGCTAATGCCAAAGACTTGCAAGAAGCATTAAACAAATGTTTGAATGCGAGCAACCAAGGTAATGTAAATATTTCTAAGTTGGTGGATGAAATCAATACCTCGAACAAATACATTAAAGAGCTGATTGCTGCCAAAAACAAAAGTGACTCGCTTAATATGGTGCTAACCAACAACCTAACTCGCTCGTTAAGTAGAGAAGAAATGAGCGATGTAGATGTGCAAGTTTTAAAAGGCGTGGTATATATTTCACTATCGGATAACATGTTATACAAATCTGGCAGCTACGAAATATCTGATAAAGCGAGTGCTACCTTAGGTAAGATTGCAAAAATTATTACCGATTATAAAGATTACGAGGTGTTGGTAGAAGGTAACACCGATAATGTGCCGATTAAGATGGCCAACATTAGAAACAACTGGGATTTAAGTGCGTTAAGGGCTTCATCTGTGGTACAAAGCCTACAAAACAACTATGGTGTAGATCCTAAACGATTAACTGCCGGCGGCCGAGGCGAGTACAATCCAATTGCTGGAAACGATACGCCAGCCGGAAAAATGAAAAACAGGCGTACACAAATTATCATTACGCCTAAGCTAGATCAGTTTATGGATTTGATAGGCAAATCGGCAGAAAAGCCAACTAATTAA
- a CDS encoding site-specific tyrosine recombinase — translation MIWLNELGAEASTQARVISGIKSFFTYLLQEEIIADDPSSLLETPKIARKLPDTLSTQEIDLLIAAIDASKPDGMRNKAMMEVLYGCGLRVSELTDLKISNIFEESEFIKVIGKGNKERIVPIGATALKFIKIYIEEVRVHAKIKKGNEDYIFLNRFGTKLSRISIFNLIKSLAVAAGIKKSISPHTLRHSFATHLIEGGADLRAIQEMLGHASITTTEIYTHLDRDYLKTVITQFHPRA, via the coding sequence TTGATTTGGCTAAATGAGTTAGGAGCAGAAGCAAGTACACAGGCCAGGGTAATATCGGGCATTAAATCTTTTTTTACTTACTTATTGCAAGAAGAAATCATTGCCGATGATCCATCTAGTTTACTGGAAACGCCGAAGATTGCCCGTAAACTACCAGATACCTTGAGTACTCAGGAAATTGATTTACTGATTGCTGCAATAGATGCCTCTAAACCCGATGGTATGCGCAACAAAGCAATGATGGAGGTTTTATATGGCTGTGGTTTAAGGGTTAGCGAATTAACCGACTTGAAAATCTCAAATATATTTGAAGAATCTGAATTTATTAAAGTAATAGGGAAGGGCAATAAAGAACGCATAGTGCCCATTGGTGCTACAGCCTTAAAGTTCATTAAAATTTATATCGAAGAAGTAAGGGTGCATGCTAAAATTAAAAAAGGAAACGAAGATTATATTTTCTTGAACCGCTTTGGTACTAAACTTTCTAGAATATCCATTTTTAACTTAATTAAATCTTTAGCTGTAGCGGCTGGTATCAAAAAGTCGATTAGTCCGCATACGTTGAGGCACTCTTTTGCTACCCATTTAATAGAAGGCGGCGCCGATTTGAGGGCTATACAAGAAATGTTGGGTCATGCTAGTATAACCACCACAGAAATTTATACACACCTCGATAGAGATTACCTTAAAACAGTGATTACCCAGTTTCATCCAAGAGCATAA
- a CDS encoding site-specific integrase — protein MNNQSYLKGFAAYLKLERSLAENSINAYVNDVEKLFQ, from the coding sequence ATGAACAATCAATCGTATCTAAAAGGATTTGCGGCTTATCTAAAGCTAGAGCGTTCATTAGCCGAAAACAGTATCAACGCCTATGTAAACGATGTAGAAAAGCTGTTTCAGTAA
- the aroQ gene encoding type II 3-dehydroquinate dehydratase — protein sequence MKIQIINGPNLNLLGLREPSIYGAEPIEGYIEQLRAQYSIIEIDYYQSNVEGELINKLHEVGFSYDGIIINAGGYTHTSVAIADAIAAIKTPVVEVHISNIYAREEYRHVSLTGKNCKGVLTGFGLDGYRLALESFLK from the coding sequence ATGAAGATACAGATTATTAACGGACCAAACTTAAACCTTTTAGGCTTACGCGAACCATCTATTTACGGTGCTGAACCTATTGAAGGCTATATCGAACAACTTAGAGCACAATATAGTATCATTGAAATTGACTACTATCAAAGCAATGTAGAAGGCGAATTAATTAATAAGCTGCATGAGGTTGGTTTTTCTTATGATGGCATTATCATTAATGCGGGTGGCTACACACATACTTCGGTAGCTATTGCAGATGCCATTGCCGCAATTAAAACACCTGTGGTAGAAGTGCACATTTCGAATATTTATGCCCGTGAAGAATATCGCCATGTTTCTTTAACCGGCAAAAACTGTAAGGGCGTACTTACTGGTTTTGGTTTAGATGGTTATCGTTTAGCATTAGAAAGTTTTTTAAAATAA
- a CDS encoding TlpA family protein disulfide reductase, whose translation MKKITLLLMLWLGLTTAYAQTITKTTKLDANSIVKDETGSIYPYAIWQKLLQTGEYSIKRNSAANETTTEFLLYRLTEEEKAAAKKKNAELSAKLPKPRTSDAFKEGDKFRFDKMKDLAGVKYDFKKDTGKVVVFNFWFINCPPCKQEIPELNELVEKYKENKEVIFIAIALDDAYALKDFLKYTPFNYNVIPDGRFYSEKYGVKSYPTHVIVGKDGLIKFSTIGLARNTVYWVDKTIKEQLL comes from the coding sequence ATGAAAAAAATAACGCTTTTATTAATGCTTTGGCTAGGTTTAACTACTGCTTATGCGCAAACTATTACCAAAACAACAAAATTAGATGCAAATTCTATTGTAAAAGACGAAACTGGGAGCATTTATCCTTATGCTATTTGGCAGAAACTACTACAAACTGGCGAATATTCTATCAAACGAAATAGTGCAGCAAACGAAACCACAACAGAGTTTCTACTCTATAGATTAACAGAAGAAGAGAAAGCTGCTGCAAAAAAGAAAAATGCCGAACTTTCGGCAAAGCTTCCCAAACCAAGAACAAGCGACGCCTTTAAAGAAGGCGATAAGTTCCGTTTCGATAAAATGAAAGATTTGGCGGGCGTTAAGTACGATTTCAAAAAAGATACTGGAAAAGTGGTGGTTTTTAATTTCTGGTTTATCAACTGCCCGCCCTGTAAGCAAGAAATTCCAGAGCTAAACGAGTTGGTTGAGAAATATAAAGAGAATAAAGAGGTAATTTTTATCGCTATTGCTTTAGATGATGCCTATGCACTAAAAGACTTCTTAAAGTATACTCCTTTTAACTATAATGTAATTCCAGACGGCAGATTCTATTCTGAGAAATATGGTGTTAAATCTTATCCTACTCATGTAATTGTTGGAAAAGATGGCTTGATAAAATTTAGCACGATTGGCTTGGCCAGAAATACCGTTTATTGGGTAGATAAAACGATTAAAGAACAGCTGTTATAA
- a CDS encoding glycosyltransferase family 2 protein, translated as MEPSVAVVILNWNGQSFLERFLPSVVKTKYSNLQIVVADNASTDNSVAFLAQHYPNVEVIINDRNYGFAEGYNQALAKVNADYFVLLNSDVEVPENWIKPVIDVMQSNDSIAAAQPKIKWQQNKAMFEYAGAAGGLIDSFGFTFCRGRIFDHLEEDLNQYNTDIPVFWASGAAFFIKSKVWKEVGGLDADLFAHMEEIDLCWRLKNKGYKVVCCPEAEVYHVGGGTLNASSPFKSYLNFRNNLIIMQKNLPFGEAIYKVFIRLWLDLAAWFQFAFKGQFGFAFSINKAHYHFFKAFFKTAAKRSSHQIALSKHDGTLNGSIVWKYFIGKKKKFSEL; from the coding sequence ATGGAACCTAGCGTAGCTGTAGTAATTTTAAACTGGAACGGACAAAGTTTTTTGGAACGCTTTTTACCAAGTGTAGTAAAAACCAAATACAGTAATTTGCAAATTGTGGTGGCAGATAATGCTTCTACAGACAATTCGGTTGCTTTTTTGGCCCAGCATTATCCCAATGTTGAAGTTATTATAAACGATAGAAACTACGGCTTTGCTGAAGGCTACAATCAGGCTTTGGCAAAAGTAAATGCAGATTATTTTGTGCTGCTCAACTCTGATGTAGAAGTTCCAGAAAATTGGATTAAACCTGTAATTGATGTGATGCAGAGCAATGATAGCATTGCTGCCGCTCAACCTAAAATTAAATGGCAGCAAAACAAAGCCATGTTTGAGTATGCTGGCGCTGCCGGTGGTTTGATAGATAGCTTTGGTTTTACTTTTTGTCGTGGTAGAATTTTCGATCATCTGGAAGAAGACCTCAATCAATACAATACCGATATTCCCGTTTTTTGGGCCAGTGGTGCAGCATTTTTTATCAAAAGTAAGGTTTGGAAAGAAGTAGGCGGTTTAGACGCAGATTTATTTGCCCACATGGAAGAAATAGACCTATGCTGGCGATTAAAAAACAAGGGTTACAAAGTGGTTTGCTGTCCCGAAGCAGAGGTTTATCACGTTGGTGGTGGTACTTTAAATGCAAGCAGCCCGTTTAAAAGTTACCTCAACTTTAGAAACAACCTCATTATCATGCAAAAAAACCTCCCGTTTGGAGAGGCTATTTACAAAGTTTTTATTCGTTTATGGTTAGATTTGGCAGCTTGGTTCCAATTTGCATTTAAAGGGCAATTTGGTTTCGCTTTCTCTATCAATAAAGCACATTATCATTTTTTTAAAGCTTTTTTTAAAACTGCCGCAAAGCGAAGCAGTCATCAAATTGCCTTATCAAAACATGACGGTACTTTAAATGGCAGTATTGTTTGGAAGTATTTTATTGGCAAAAAGAAGAAGTTTAGCGAGTTATAA
- a CDS encoding lysophospholipid acyltransferase family protein, giving the protein MIKKGFLHIGIFFLHLVSFFPMWFLFGIANILYYLLYYVVGYRRAVVRKNLLLSFPEKSTAEIIKIEKRFYSNLTDIMVEIVKMSSISKAEVLKRVKMKNFEVAEAYFKRGESALACTGHYGNWELGMMAAGLKFSAKSNVIYKPINNKVFENWFNTLRTKFGNIFVPMKQTLRDVVATKHDTTLFCFASDQSPRGRDAHHLLTFLNQRTAVLLGLEKIAKQTNRPIFYFDIRRVKRGYYEVECIPMCLNPKETAPFEITELFFEHLTKTIHREPGDWLWSHKRWKIND; this is encoded by the coding sequence ATGATTAAAAAAGGTTTTTTACACATAGGGATATTTTTTTTGCACCTCGTTTCATTTTTCCCAATGTGGTTTTTGTTTGGTATTGCTAATATTTTGTACTATTTGCTTTACTATGTTGTTGGTTATAGAAGAGCGGTAGTACGTAAAAATCTACTACTATCTTTTCCAGAAAAAAGCACAGCCGAAATCATTAAAATAGAAAAACGTTTTTATAGCAATTTAACCGATATCATGGTTGAGATTGTTAAAATGAGTTCTATAAGCAAAGCAGAAGTTTTGAAAAGAGTAAAAATGAAAAACTTTGAAGTGGCAGAAGCATATTTTAAACGAGGAGAAAGTGCTTTAGCTTGTACAGGCCATTATGGCAATTGGGAACTAGGTATGATGGCTGCTGGATTGAAGTTTTCGGCCAAATCGAATGTGATCTACAAACCAATTAATAACAAGGTTTTTGAAAATTGGTTCAACACGCTGAGAACAAAATTTGGAAATATCTTTGTGCCGATGAAACAAACGTTGAGAGATGTTGTGGCTACTAAGCATGATACAACTTTGTTTTGTTTTGCTAGCGATCAAAGTCCGAGGGGGAGAGATGCACACCATTTGCTAACCTTTTTAAACCAACGTACCGCTGTACTTTTAGGATTAGAAAAAATTGCCAAACAAACTAACAGACCAATTTTTTATTTTGATATAAGAAGAGTAAAACGCGGATATTACGAGGTTGAATGTATACCGATGTGCTTAAACCCAAAGGAAACAGCGCCTTTTGAAATTACAGAATTGTTTTTTGAACACTTAACCAAAACCATACACAGAGAACCTGGAGATTGGCTTTGGAGCCATAAACGCTGGAAAATTAACGACTAA
- a CDS encoding WbqC family protein: protein MQNPAIFPLFYLPPVSYFTLLKEHNFEFDLEKFEHFPKQTYRNRATIASPNGSLDMVVPIVKGAKQHTPYKDVKISYQDRWQRLHWLSLQTCYRSSAYFEFYEDGLAPFYEKKYDFLFDYNCDILTWLFKQLKITSPLNTTASYETDIAIDYRNVMTKKEIPTIQTKPYFQVFSDRNEFIANLSIVDLIFNQGPQAKNYF from the coding sequence ATGCAAAATCCAGCTATATTTCCACTATTTTATCTTCCGCCAGTTAGTTACTTTACGCTTTTAAAAGAGCATAATTTCGAATTCGATCTAGAAAAATTTGAGCATTTCCCAAAACAAACCTACAGAAATAGGGCAACTATTGCCTCGCCAAACGGAAGCTTAGATATGGTTGTGCCAATAGTAAAAGGCGCTAAACAGCATACACCATACAAGGATGTTAAAATTAGCTACCAAGATCGCTGGCAACGTTTACATTGGTTAAGTTTGCAAACCTGTTACCGTAGTTCGGCGTATTTTGAATTTTACGAAGACGGCTTAGCGCCATTTTACGAAAAGAAGTACGATTTTCTTTTTGATTACAATTGCGATATCCTAACATGGCTATTTAAACAGCTAAAAATAACTAGTCCGCTTAACACTACAGCAAGCTATGAAACTGATATCGCAATAGATTACAGAAATGTGATGACTAAAAAGGAAATCCCTACGATACAAACAAAGCCGTATTTTCAGGTGTTTAGCGACAGGAATGAATTTATTGCTAACTTGAGTATTGTAGATTTGATTTTTAATCAAGGTCCGCAAGCCAAAAATTATTTTTAG
- the corA gene encoding magnesium/cobalt transporter CorA, translating to MAKPISFKQKKKKYALPPPGTTPGFVYIDSNSLKPKINLYSYNAVEFKVEKLTSLSNITEQTKNRDTFYWVDIKGLNSAELFNVFSEELKIHKLVLEDITRTYHRPKFEDYEDYNFAVSRMLSIKEDASLENEQVSFIQTKNVLYTFQESYEDCLDAVRNRLKEGKGNIRIGGTGYLMYALMDMIVDSYFAILSNWNEDMDEIEDRLLSRPDKSVMYETQLVKRNLIAMRRVVWPERDKMNDILRTDSNLISEQTKMFIKDAYDHTIQLMDMVESMKEIASSNIDMYLSIISNRMNEIMKVLTIISSIFIPLTFIAGIYGMNFAKQDPITGKFMPSNMPELYQPHGYEYTMLVMVLIALVQIIFFWRKGWFK from the coding sequence ATGGCGAAGCCGATAAGTTTTAAACAAAAAAAGAAAAAATATGCCTTGCCACCGCCAGGCACTACGCCAGGTTTTGTTTATATAGACAGTAATTCTTTAAAACCAAAAATTAACCTTTACAGCTACAATGCTGTGGAGTTTAAAGTTGAAAAACTGACCAGCCTAAGCAATATTACCGAGCAAACCAAAAATAGAGATACTTTTTACTGGGTTGATATCAAAGGTTTAAACTCGGCAGAACTCTTTAATGTTTTTAGCGAGGAACTGAAGATACATAAGCTAGTTTTGGAAGATATAACTAGGACTTACCATAGGCCTAAGTTTGAAGACTACGAAGATTATAATTTTGCGGTAAGCAGGATGTTAAGCATTAAGGAAGATGCGAGTTTAGAAAACGAACAGGTTTCTTTTATACAAACCAAAAATGTGCTCTATACTTTTCAAGAAAGTTACGAAGACTGTTTAGATGCCGTTCGCAACCGTTTAAAAGAGGGCAAAGGCAATATCAGGATTGGCGGTACAGGCTACCTAATGTATGCACTAATGGATATGATTGTAGATTCGTACTTTGCTATTTTGAGCAATTGGAACGAAGATATGGATGAGATTGAAGATCGTTTACTCTCTCGTCCCGATAAGTCTGTAATGTACGAAACCCAGTTAGTAAAAAGAAACCTTATTGCCATGAGAAGAGTGGTTTGGCCAGAGCGAGATAAAATGAACGACATTTTACGTACAGACAGCAATTTAATATCGGAACAAACCAAAATGTTCATTAAAGATGCCTATGACCATACCATACAGTTGATGGATATGGTAGAAAGCATGAAAGAAATTGCTTCAAGCAACATTGATATGTACCTCTCCATCATCAGTAACCGCATGAATGAGATCATGAAAGTGCTGACCATCATCTCCTCTATATTTATTCCGCTAACTTTTATTGCAGGTATTTACGGAATGAATTTTGCCAAGCAAGATCCCATAACTGGAAAATTTATGCCCAGCAATATGCCCGAGCTTTACCAACCGCATGGTTACGAATATACAATGTTGGTAATGGTATTGATAGCCCTAGTGCAGATTATTTTCTTTTGGCGCAAAGGTTGGTTCAAATAA
- a CDS encoding MFS transporter, whose amino-acid sequence MNEQTKKKNIFLIILVASLGYFVDIYDLILFSVVRVKSLKDLGVPDEDMLSVGATIINSQMFGMLIGGILWGILGDKKGRLSVLFGSIITYSLANIANGFATTVDQYTIIRFIAGVGLAGELGAGITLVAETMSKKNRGYGTMIVACVGLLGAVMAALISARYTWQTSYFIGGGMGLLLLSLRIGLVESGMFKETTENENVQRGNFFMLFNNWSRFKKYLCCILIGLPLWYVVGVLITFSPEFGKALNATGVLDAGKGIMYCYIGISIGDVVAGLLSQLLKSRRQVMLIFLILTAAAVGIYLYSFGLTPEGFILLSLLLGFASGYWATFVTIAAEQFGTNLRATVTTTVPNFVRGSLIAITTGFQFFKDKLGILEGAMVVGATCIVISLIALSQLKETFSKDLDYVEH is encoded by the coding sequence ATGAACGAACAAACTAAAAAGAAAAACATTTTTCTAATTATTCTAGTGGCCTCGCTTGGCTATTTTGTAGATATCTACGATTTAATTTTATTTTCTGTAGTACGTGTAAAAAGCCTCAAAGATTTAGGTGTACCCGATGAAGATATGCTCAGTGTTGGGGCAACCATTATTAACAGCCAAATGTTTGGGATGCTAATAGGCGGCATACTTTGGGGCATACTTGGCGATAAAAAAGGGAGGTTAAGTGTTTTATTCGGTTCAATTATCACTTATTCGTTAGCCAACATTGCCAACGGTTTTGCAACCACGGTAGATCAATATACCATTATACGCTTTATTGCTGGCGTAGGTTTAGCTGGCGAGCTTGGTGCAGGTATTACCCTAGTAGCCGAAACCATGAGCAAAAAAAACAGAGGCTACGGCACCATGATTGTAGCTTGTGTGGGTTTATTAGGTGCAGTAATGGCCGCATTAATTAGTGCTCGTTATACTTGGCAAACCAGTTACTTTATTGGTGGTGGCATGGGCTTGCTGCTACTGTCGTTGCGTATTGGTTTGGTAGAATCGGGTATGTTTAAAGAAACTACCGAGAACGAAAATGTACAGCGAGGCAACTTTTTCATGTTGTTTAACAATTGGTCTAGGTTTAAAAAATATTTGTGCTGTATTTTAATTGGCTTACCGCTTTGGTACGTGGTTGGTGTATTAATTACCTTCTCTCCAGAGTTTGGTAAAGCCCTAAATGCTACCGGCGTTTTAGATGCAGGCAAGGGTATTATGTACTGCTATATTGGTATTTCTATTGGCGATGTAGTAGCCGGTTTACTTTCTCAACTGCTCAAATCTAGAAGACAAGTAATGCTCATTTTCTTGATATTAACAGCTGCTGCTGTAGGAATTTATCTTTACTCTTTTGGCTTAACACCAGAGGGTTTTATTTTATTGAGTTTATTATTAGGCTTTGCATCGGGTTATTGGGCTACTTTTGTGACCATTGCCGCCGAGCAATTTGGTACCAACTTAAGAGCTACGGTTACTACTACCGTTCCAAATTTTGTGCGTGGCTCTTTAATTGCCATTACCACAGGTTTTCAGTTTTTTAAAGATAAATTGGGGATTTTAGAAGGCGCTATGGTGGTTGGGGCAACTTGTATTGTAATTTCTTTAATTGCCCTAAGTCAGTTAAAAGAAACTTTTAGTAAAGATTTAGATTATGTAGAACATTAG
- a CDS encoding RNA polymerase sigma factor produces MSKVPEANQTWADLLKGNQSALKQIYMDYHKSLFQYGIRILLDEEATKDCLHNLFVKIWTNHKKLSQTNNIKYYLMSALRNEIINYKTRESRYDHNQTELEVFKLDFSVETEYIRKEEINEQTHQLTEAMDRLTPRQKEIIYLRYFEELDYPQIAEMMDVTVKGAYKLSARALEALKEIMQVDKVVLIGMLISAKQNYW; encoded by the coding sequence TTGAGTAAAGTACCCGAAGCTAATCAAACTTGGGCAGATTTGTTAAAAGGAAACCAATCTGCGTTGAAGCAAATCTATATGGACTACCATAAGAGCTTGTTTCAATACGGGATTCGTATTTTACTAGATGAAGAAGCTACTAAAGATTGCCTACACAACCTCTTCGTTAAAATATGGACCAACCACAAGAAACTGAGCCAAACCAATAATATCAAGTATTATTTAATGTCGGCATTGCGTAATGAGATTATCAATTACAAGACCAGAGAAAGCCGTTACGACCATAATCAAACAGAATTAGAGGTTTTTAAACTCGATTTTAGTGTAGAGACTGAGTACATCCGTAAGGAAGAAATTAACGAACAAACACACCAGCTTACCGAAGCCATGGATAGGTTAACACCTAGGCAAAAGGAAATAATTTACCTGCGTTATTTCGAAGAGTTAGATTATCCACAAATAGCAGAAATGATGGATGTAACGGTAAAAGGCGCTTATAAACTTAGTGCCAGGGCTTTAGAAGCACTAAAAGAAATAATGCAAGTAGATAAAGTTGTGCTTATTGGTATGTTAATTTCGGCCAAGCAAAATTATTGGTAA